atctgaggttattgatatttctcccagcaatcttgattccagcttgtgcttcatccagcctggcatttcacatgatgtactccacatagaagttaaataagcagggtggcaatatacagccttgatgtactccttttcctatttggaaccagtctgttgttccatgtccagttctaactattgcttcttgacttgcatacagatttctcaggaggcagctcaggtggtcttgtattcccatctctttcagaattttccagtttgctgtgatccacagtcaaaggttttggtgtagtcaataaagcagaaatagatgtttttctgtaattctcttactttttctatgatccaacggatgttggcaacttaatctctggttcctctgccctttctaaatccagcttgaacatctgaaagttcatggttcacgtactgttgaggcctggcttggagaattttgagcattactttgctggtatgtgagatgagtgcaattgtgtggtagtttgatcattcttcagcattgcctttctttgggattggaatgaaaaactgaccttttccattcctgtggccactgctgagttttccaagtttgctggcatattgagtgcagcactttcacagcatcatctcttaggatttgaaatagctcaactggaattccatcacctccactagctttgttcgtagtgatgctcccgaaggcccacttgactttgcattccggaatgtctggctctaggtgagtgatcacaccattatggttatctggttcatgaagatcttttttgtgtagatACAAGTAATTTATGTAATAAAAGTTTGTGTGAATATTAGTaatattgtttccttctttcctggAAGTCACTTCAACCACATGGAACCACATAATGATACACAAATTTCAGAATTTCTCCTTCTGGGATTTTCAGAGGAACCAGAACTGCAGCCCCTCATATTTGGGCTTTTCCTCTCCATGTACCTGATCACTGTGTTTGGAAACCTGGTCATCATCCTGCTTGTCAGCTCAGACTCCCatctccacacccccatgtacttcttcctctccaatctgtcctttgtagacatctgCTTCACCTCTaccaccatcccaaagatgctgtggAACATCAAAACTCAGAGCAAAGTTATAACCTATGAAGGTTGCATCACACAAATTTACTTTTTCATACTCTCTGCAGTATTGGACATCTTTCTCTTGACTGTAATGGCCTATGACCGGTttgtggccatctgccaccccctgTATTACACAGTCATTATGAACCCCCGGCTCTGTGTACTGCTGGTTCTGGTGTCCTGGGTAGTGTGTATGTTGAATTCCTTGTTACAAAGTTTAATGTTGTTGCAGCTTTCCTTTTGCACAGATGTGAAAATCCCCCACTTTTTTTGTGACCTCAGTCAAATAATCCAACTTGCCTGTTCTGACACATTTCTTAATAACATGGTGATGTATTTTGCAAGTGTCCTGTGGGGTGGTGGTCCCCTGGCTGGTATCCTTTACTCTTACTCTAAGATAGTTTCCTCTATACATGGAATGTCATCATCTCAAGGGAAGTATAAAGCATTTACTACATGTGCATCTCACCTCTTAATTGTCTCCTTATTTTTTTGTACAAGCCTAGGAGTGTACCTTAGCTCTGCTGCTACCCATGGCTCACAGTCAAGTGCGACAGCCTCAGTGATGTACACCGTagtcacacccatgctgaaccccttcatctataGTCTGAGGAACAAAGACATAAAGGGGGCTATGAAGAGATTCTTCGTGATGGAAAGTCTTAAAAGGCCAATGGTTCTGGGTCTGGAGAGGTGCCCATGGCTTAAGGGATCAAAGCTTCAGTCAGTGGTTGTGATTCTTTAATCAGATTGTGAAAGTAGAatttgcttttattaattttctagaCTCTTCATTTTTTCAGCTATTCTATGTAATTTAGTTACTCATTTTATTAGTCTATCTTCTCTCTCAGATATCCAACagctttcccctctttttttctaaaatattcccaaacttttgatattaaaaattgGACATTCCCAAATTCCCATTTACTCATACAACTACTTGGATTTACTAAGAACAGTTTCTTCTCAAATGACTAATATCACCCCATGTAATATGTCTTTAGTTTTACTAAAGAAAGAATTATCAGATATCACGCCAAAGGAAAGACATGACAAACATGGAAGCTAAGCCATCTTTGTAAGATTATAGGAGAGAAAAATCTGAGATCATAGCTTTTCACTTCTGTGTCCAACATTCCTCATATATCAGATCTTTAACTGGTATTCCTGATATTATAGACTTTAAAATACAAGTGTGTTTTACAACAAGTCATTGGGTTTATTTTCCTAAttaggattttgttttcttatcagCCTCTATGTCCACATTACCTACCATAGTCACTGGCAAAGCTGATTAttgcaaaggatgagatggctggatggcatcactgactcgatggacacgagtctgagtgaactcccggagttggtgatggacagggagtgctggcgtgctgcgattcatggggtcgcaaagagttggacacgactgagctactgatctgatctgatctgatctgccagTGTAGTCTACACAGAAACACAAATTACAACACAAAATGACTTAAACACACATTTACTTAATATCACCTTCAAGTCAGAAATGACCTTGAATATaataaagtaacttttaaaatatactttgtattattatttatgaCATTTGTTTTCAAGCTGTGCATCTACTCATTGCAGTCTGGAATACTAGTGTCAATGTTTAAGGGGACCTACTCACTGAAGTGAAGGATTGATTAATCtgctttatgttttattattgaattatctTACTCTTCCTACTTGAAAACTCAAGGTGAGCCTATAACTATGACTTTTTCCATTGGTCTTAATGAAACATCTCATCAATTCTAAATGTTGTCATAAACAAAAAGAGCAGTGAATGGACAACATCATCCACTATATATTTTCCATATACAAATGAATTTCTTCCATTTGCAAGATCAAAACTGATTCATAAGAACATGACTTCCTGCTTAGACCTAAGATTCAGGTTCGGTAATGTTTGTACACAAACACATATGTCCTTGCAAACTTTCCTGAATTTAGGAAAGGAACATCAGTGAAGTCACTTTTTAATATAGTTGTGTGGAAAAAAACTACTTGGATAAGACAGTAATCAGAAATGCTTTCTTCAAATCTCAGAACAtgtgtggaaaaaaaaacatggtgAAAAATAAGAAGCAGTAGATTATTAGCTTTGCCCTCAGTATCATTCACTTTGATTATTACATTTGCTAGCAGGCTGCATAACCAGTTATCCTACAACAAAATGGTAAAATATAATGCATTTATTATCAAATGAGATGGTATGTTTTGGAGTTGTTTCAAGTTTTACTAGGTTTTTCATGAGTCTGTAATTAGCTGTCAGTCTCTCTATATGTTTCTAAGGCTCGTCCATGGTCCAGTAGCTGGCTGTAGTGCTTTTGTATTTTAAACTAAACTGTAGACAGTTCATTCAtttctcagttgagttcagtcattcagtcatgtctgactctttcgatcccatggactgcagaacactaggcttccctgtccattacaaacTACCCgaagtaaaagtgaagtgaaagtgaaagttattcagtcgtgtctgactctttgcaaccccatggactatacagtccatggaattctccagaccagaatattggagtgggtagcctttcccatctccaggggatcttcccaacccaaggatcaaaccctggtctctctcactgcaggtggattctttaccagctgagccaccagggaagcccaagaatacttgtgtcggtagcctatcccttctccagggactcttcccaacccaagaatctaaacagggtctcctgcattgcaagcagat
The DNA window shown above is from Bos indicus x Bos taurus breed Angus x Brahman F1 hybrid chromosome 7, Bos_hybrid_MaternalHap_v2.0, whole genome shotgun sequence and carries:
- the LOC113896320 gene encoding olfactory receptor 7A17-like codes for the protein MEPHNDTQISEFLLLGFSEEPELQPLIFGLFLSMYLITVFGNLVIILLVSSDSHLHTPMYFFLSNLSFVDICFTSTTIPKMLWNIKTQSKVITYEGCITQIYFFILSAVLDIFLLTVMAYDRFVAICHPLYYTVIMNPRLCVLLVLVSWVVCMLNSLLQSLMLLQLSFCTDVKIPHFFCDLSQIIQLACSDTFLNNMVMYFASVLWGGGPLAGILYSYSKIVSSIHGMSSSQGKYKAFTTCASHLLIVSLFFCTSLGVYLSSAATHGSQSSATASVMYTVVTPMLNPFIYSLRNKDIKGAMKRFFVMESLKRPMVLGLERCPWLKGSKLQSVVVIL